The following coding sequences lie in one Arachis hypogaea cultivar Tifrunner chromosome 9, arahy.Tifrunner.gnm2.J5K5, whole genome shotgun sequence genomic window:
- the LOC140175219 gene encoding uncharacterized protein yields the protein MISGGFGGGGLTKSSRKRHLKEVYQVGGEAPDLPTISFTKEDEQCINLGHDDPVVITMILANAHLHRTLVDQKSSTDILFKPAFDKLRLDEKELRAYPDTLYGLGDTPIKPLGFIPLYTTFRNEIKSKTLSIDFIVVDVGLAYNDLIGRTTLNRLGAVMSTPHLCMKFPTPEGIATIRGDQKLTRKCYNESLNLRGKGKKVHTI from the coding sequence ATGATATCGGGAGGATTCGGTGGAGGCGGTCTCACAAAGTCATCTCGCAAGAGGCACCTGAAggaagtctaccaggtcgggggCGAAGCGCCCGACCTCCCAACCATCTCTTTTACTAAAGAAGATGAGCAATGTATCAATCTTGGACATGATGATCCAGTTGTGATAACCATGATCCTTGCCAATGCCCATCTTCATAGAACCCTGGTGGATCAGAAAAGCTCAACCGACATCCTGTTCAAAccggcatttgataagctgagaTTGGATGAAAAGGAGTTAAGAGCTTACCCCGATACTCTGTATGGGTTGGGGGATACGCCAATAAAGCCATTAGGATTCATACCCCTATACACGACTTTCAGAAACGAAataaaatccaaaactctgagcatcgACTTCATAGTCGTCGATGTGGGTTTGGCCTATAATGATTTAATAGGCAGGACAACCCTAAATCGGCTCGGAGCAGTGATGTCCAccccccacctttgcatgaaattcccaacgcCAGAGGGAATAGCAACCATCAGGGGAGACCAAAAACTGacaagaaaatgctacaatgaaagcctaaacttGAGAGGAAAAGGAAAGAAGGTTCACACCATATAG